A genomic stretch from Sulfurimonas sediminis includes:
- a CDS encoding putative quinol monooxygenase: MTITKSVTFIAKEGCEEKMKELLSAMVAPSKAEKGCIFYEIFQYKNDKKRFMAVETWENEAALDGHKASAHYKVYKSSYEPYCEDKYTDELEVLG; the protein is encoded by the coding sequence ATGACAATTACAAAAAGCGTAACATTCATAGCAAAAGAGGGCTGTGAAGAAAAAATGAAAGAACTACTGTCTGCAATGGTAGCACCGAGCAAGGCAGAAAAAGGCTGTATTTTCTATGAAATATTTCAATATAAAAACGATAAAAAAAGATTTATGGCAGTAGAAACCTGGGAAAATGAGGCTGCACTGGACGGGCATAAAGCTTCCGCACATTATAAAGTATATAAATCTTCATACGAGCCATACTGTGAAGATAAATATACAGATGAATTAGAAGTGCTGGGGTAA